From Nicotiana tabacum cultivar K326 chromosome 22, ASM71507v2, whole genome shotgun sequence, one genomic window encodes:
- the LOC107801982 gene encoding nuclear pore complex protein NUP50B isoform X1: MGDAESLQPSKKRAAVKELSRDNPGLDDDNESSEQESGTFKRASDEVMASRRIVKVRKTPSTTTTHSSNPFAGIRFVPPTDASTTPAVTTTKVVIGTITSKKPEESNDQSEATKEEEPYVNREADHEKETDGKAKLPENGSDESKADENVDKEKVDNPNEPNIPESTEKKAAESEKIEDDTKAATVVEKTANDVEVEGNKTENEEEKHVGNGKNEKGAETAFFSSFQQLSSSQNAFTGLAGTGFSNTAFSFGASSKEGSPLGFGSESGAGSGSIFGVKNDQSSFGLSLPTNGNVSLFGNSGSSSVNKGEGIGIPSMQEVPVETGEENEKAIFTADSAALFEFLNGGWKERGKGELKVNISSTETRKARLVMRTRGNYRLILNANLYPEMKLTSMDKKGVTFACMNSAGDGKDGLSTIALKFKDTSIVEEFRAVVMEHKDKMTGSLKTPQNSP, encoded by the coding sequence ATGGGGGATGCAGAGTCTCTTCAACCATCAAAGAAAAGGGCTGCTGTAAAGGAATTATCGCGAGATAATCCTGggcttgatgatgataatgaGTCATCTGAGCAGGAGAGTGGAACTTTCAAGAGAGCAAGTGATGAGGTGATGGCAAGTAGGAGAATTGTCAAAGTCCGTAAAACGCCATCGACTACAACTACTCATTCTTCTAACCCTTTTGCGGGGATTCGATTTGTTCCACCTACTGATGCCAGTACAACTCCTGCTGTGACCACAACTAAAGTTGTGATTGGGACAATAACTTCCAAGAAACCAGAAGAATCAAATGATCAAAGTGAGGCAACTAAAGAGGAAGAACCTTATGTGAATAGGGAAGCTGATCATGAGAAGGAAACTGATGGAAAGGCTAAGCTACCAGAAAACGGATCTGATGAGTCCAAAGCTGATGAAAATGTTGATAAGGAGAAAGTTGATAATCCCAATGAGCCTAACATACCTGAATCTACTGAAAAGAAGGCAGCGGAAAGTGAGAAAATCGAAGATGATACCAAGGCAGCCACAGTAGTGGAGAAGACTGCAAATGACGTAGAAGTGGAAGGCAATAAGACCGAGAATGAAGAGGAAAAACATGTGGGCAATGGAAAAAATGAAAAGGGTGCTGAAACTGCATTTTTTAGCTCGTTCCAACAGCTCTCTAGTAGCCAAAATGCTTTCACAGGACTTGCAGGAACTGGGTTCTCCAATACTGCGTTCTCGTTTGGAGCTAGTTCGAAAGAGGGATCTCCACTAGGATTTGGTTCTGAATCTGGTGCTGGTTCTGGTTCTATCTTTGGAGTAAAAAATGACCAGTCATCTTTTGGTCTTAGTCTTCCCACTAATGGAAATGTTTCTCTGTTTGGTAACTCAGGTTCATCCAGCGTTAACAAGGGCGAGGGAATTGGAATTCCTTCCATGCAAGAGGTTCCTGTTGAAACTGGGGAGGAGAATGAAAAGGCTATCTTTACAGCTGACTCTGCTGCGCTGTTTGAATTTCTTAATGGAGGGTGGAAGGAGCGTGGAAAGGGAGAGCTGAAGGTCAATATATCTTCAACTGAGACTAGAAAAGCTAGACTTGTTATGAGAACCAGAGGAAATTACAGGTTGATTTTGAATGCTAACCTTTATCCTGAAATGAAGCTCACAAGTATGGATAAAAAGGGTGTCACTTTTGCTTGTATGAATAGTGCTGGTGACGGGAAAGATGGACTTTCAACAATTGCTTTGAAGTTTAAGGATACCTCTATTGTTGAGGAGTTTCGAGCTGTTGTGATGGAACATAAAGATAAGATGACAGGCTCTTTGAAGACACCACAAAATTCTCCTTAA
- the LOC107801982 gene encoding nuclear pore complex protein NUP50B isoform X2, with the protein MGDAESLQPSKKRAAVKELSRDNPGLDDDNESSEQESGTFKRASDEVMASRRIVKVRKTPSTTTTHSSNPFAGIRFVPPTDASTTPAVTTTKVVIGTITSKKPEESNDQSEATKEEEPYVNREADHEKETDGKAKLPENGSDESKADENVDKEKVDNPNEPNIPESTEKKAAESEKIEDDTKAATVVEKTANDVEVEGNKTENEEEKHVGNGKNEKGAETAFFSSFQQLSSSQNAFTGLAGTGFSNTAFSFGASSKEGSPLGFGSESGSSSVNKGEGIGIPSMQEVPVETGEENEKAIFTADSAALFEFLNGGWKERGKGELKVNISSTETRKARLVMRTRGNYRLILNANLYPEMKLTSMDKKGVTFACMNSAGDGKDGLSTIALKFKDTSIVEEFRAVVMEHKDKMTGSLKTPQNSP; encoded by the exons ATGGGGGATGCAGAGTCTCTTCAACCATCAAAGAAAAGGGCTGCTGTAAAGGAATTATCGCGAGATAATCCTGggcttgatgatgataatgaGTCATCTGAGCAGGAGAGTGGAACTTTCAAGAGAGCAAGTGATGAGGTGATGGCAAGTAGGAGAATTGTCAAAGTCCGTAAAACGCCATCGACTACAACTACTCATTCTTCTAACCCTTTTGCGGGGATTCGATTTGTTCCACCTACTGATGCCAGTACAACTCCTGCTGTGACCACAACTAAAGTTGTGATTGGGACAATAACTTCCAAGAAACCAGAAGAATCAAATGATCAAAGTGAGGCAACTAAAGAGGAAGAACCTTATGTGAATAGGGAAGCTGATCATGAGAAGGAAACTGATGGAAAGGCTAAGCTACCAGAAAACGGATCTGATGAGTCCAAAGCTGATGAAAATGTTGATAAGGAGAAAGTTGATAATCCCAATGAGCCTAACATACCTGAATCTACTGAAAAGAAGGCAGCGGAAAGTGAGAAAATCGAAGATGATACCAAGGCAGCCACAGTAGTGGAGAAGACTGCAAATGACGTAGAAGTGGAAGGCAATAAGACCGAGAATGAAGAGGAAAAACATGTGGGCAATGGAAAAAATGAAAAGGGTGCTGAAACTGCATTTTTTAGCTCGTTCCAACAGCTCTCTAGTAGCCAAAATGCTTTCACAGGACTTGCAGGAACTGGGTTCTCCAATACTGCGTTCTCGTTTGGAGCTAGTTCGAAAGAGGGATCTCCACTAGGATTTGGTTCTGAATCTG GTTCATCCAGCGTTAACAAGGGCGAGGGAATTGGAATTCCTTCCATGCAAGAGGTTCCTGTTGAAACTGGGGAGGAGAATGAAAAGGCTATCTTTACAGCTGACTCTGCTGCGCTGTTTGAATTTCTTAATGGAGGGTGGAAGGAGCGTGGAAAGGGAGAGCTGAAGGTCAATATATCTTCAACTGAGACTAGAAAAGCTAGACTTGTTATGAGAACCAGAGGAAATTACAGGTTGATTTTGAATGCTAACCTTTATCCTGAAATGAAGCTCACAAGTATGGATAAAAAGGGTGTCACTTTTGCTTGTATGAATAGTGCTGGTGACGGGAAAGATGGACTTTCAACAATTGCTTTGAAGTTTAAGGATACCTCTATTGTTGAGGAGTTTCGAGCTGTTGTGATGGAACATAAAGATAAGATGACAGGCTCTTTGAAGACACCACAAAATTCTCCTTAA